A region of Natribaculum luteum DNA encodes the following proteins:
- a CDS encoding CbaC protein gives MRISRSGLLILIGILIPVIVELRTLFDMLGIEISVAGTLLIGVLAIGVIVFWATLPESDDSDAA, from the coding sequence ATGCGTATCTCTCGTAGCGGCTTGCTCATCCTGATCGGGATCTTGATTCCGGTCATCGTCGAGCTTCGGACGCTTTTTGACATGCTCGGCATCGAAATATCTGTGGCGGGAACGCTCCTGATCGGCGTTCTGGCGATCGGCGTGATCGTGTTCTGGGCGACGCTCCCCGAGTCGGACGACTCTGACGCAGCCTGA
- a CDS encoding lysylphosphatidylglycerol synthase transmembrane domain-containing protein has translation MDGRNWRILAASVAGTIAIFAVLFFLVGGRRVLEVLFTATPSLVAVTFVFGLAWLAAWSLMLWVILGTLEVDVPAGKSFFIYAAVVFANNVTPFGQAGGEPVAALLISRTSRARYETGLVGIASLDVLNVVPSVSLVLVGVGYYAAHFTLGDRLQTAVGSAIVVVVSVAAVLLLTWRYRHRFVDRTAGVISRTAGRFRLARFTTEAITEQTIADRMHRFFGHVERVAVNRRRLVSTLGLSLLGWLFQGAALLAAFAAVGHTIPLYVVLFVIPLGNLAGAAPLPGGLGGIEAAFVALLVPTTGVPASVVTAAVLIFRAAIYWMPVFIGGGSMTALGVRTLA, from the coding sequence ATGGACGGGCGAAACTGGCGCATTCTCGCCGCGAGCGTGGCCGGCACGATCGCCATCTTCGCAGTGTTGTTCTTTCTGGTCGGCGGTCGCCGTGTTCTCGAGGTACTGTTCACGGCGACGCCGTCGCTGGTCGCCGTGACGTTCGTCTTCGGCCTGGCCTGGCTCGCCGCCTGGAGTCTCATGCTGTGGGTCATTCTCGGGACTCTCGAGGTAGACGTCCCGGCCGGCAAGTCGTTTTTCATCTACGCTGCGGTCGTCTTCGCGAACAACGTGACGCCGTTCGGCCAGGCCGGCGGTGAGCCGGTCGCAGCCTTGCTCATCTCGCGAACCTCGAGGGCACGGTACGAAACCGGGCTCGTCGGGATCGCGAGCCTCGACGTGCTCAACGTCGTCCCGTCAGTTTCGCTGGTACTGGTCGGCGTCGGCTACTACGCGGCCCACTTTACGCTCGGCGACCGACTGCAGACGGCCGTTGGCTCCGCGATCGTGGTGGTCGTCTCGGTCGCCGCCGTACTGCTGCTCACGTGGCGGTACCGCCACAGGTTCGTAGACCGGACGGCCGGCGTGATCTCGAGGACTGCCGGACGGTTTCGGCTGGCTCGCTTCACGACGGAAGCGATCACCGAGCAGACGATCGCCGACCGCATGCACCGCTTTTTCGGCCACGTCGAGCGGGTAGCGGTCAACCGCCGTCGACTCGTCTCGACGCTCGGGTTGTCGCTGCTCGGGTGGCTCTTTCAGGGGGCCGCACTCCTGGCCGCGTTCGCCGCGGTCGGCCACACCATCCCGCTGTACGTCGTGTTGTTCGTCATCCCGCTCGGGAACCTCGCCGGTGCGGCCCCGCTTCCGGGCGGTCTCGGTGGGATCGAAGCCGCATTCGTCGCACTCCTCGTTCCGACGACCGGAGTACCGGCGTCCGTCGTCACCGCGGCCGTCCTCATCTTCCGTGCAGCGATCTACTGGATGCCAGTCTTCATCGGTGGCGGATCGATGACGGCGTTAGGCGTCCGGACGCTCGCGTGA